The following proteins come from a genomic window of Alicyclobacillus dauci:
- a CDS encoding LacI family DNA-binding transcriptional regulator yields the protein MTSKRRKPTIDMVARQSEVSKTTISRFLNGKYEYMSEETRNRIQRVVDELNYRPNNFARSLKSNRSGLIGVVVADIASPFSSILVKGIGDLCNERGYQIITTNTDEDPQKERDYLESLVGGEMVEGLIVNTTGMNDDLLSQLGHQGIPIILADRAMEHLEFDTITNDNYSMTRNALKHVVDSGFEHVAFFTQQIGRNSARRTRFEAYLDFFEFEPNTAPFVYELDTNDSQGVRKAIEHFRQRTNGRPAAIFAVNGVVSLAVLRSIAELGLHMPRDIGLCGYDDWEWATLVPPGITSIEQPSYEVGVEAAKRVIARIKGLKAKPKLIELPSTLRVRGSTKLK from the coding sequence ATGACATCGAAGCGGCGCAAGCCGACCATCGATATGGTTGCTCGCCAATCCGAAGTGTCGAAAACGACGATTTCTCGTTTTCTTAACGGAAAATACGAGTATATGTCCGAAGAGACGCGCAACCGGATTCAGCGGGTTGTGGACGAGCTGAATTACCGCCCCAATAACTTCGCCAGAAGTCTAAAATCGAATCGAAGCGGATTGATTGGCGTTGTCGTCGCGGATATCGCCAGCCCATTTTCGTCTATTCTGGTCAAGGGTATCGGTGACCTGTGTAACGAACGAGGCTATCAGATTATCACCACGAACACCGACGAAGACCCACAGAAGGAGCGCGACTATCTTGAGTCGCTTGTCGGGGGTGAAATGGTCGAGGGATTAATTGTCAATACGACTGGAATGAACGACGATTTGTTGTCCCAACTCGGTCACCAGGGTATCCCTATCATCTTGGCGGACAGAGCAATGGAGCATTTGGAGTTTGACACCATCACGAATGACAACTACAGCATGACAAGAAATGCCCTAAAACATGTCGTGGATTCTGGGTTTGAACATGTGGCGTTCTTCACTCAACAGATTGGCAGGAACAGTGCCCGGCGGACGCGATTTGAAGCTTACTTGGATTTTTTTGAGTTCGAACCGAACACTGCTCCGTTTGTCTATGAACTTGACACGAATGACTCGCAGGGGGTCCGCAAGGCCATAGAGCATTTTCGTCAGCGGACAAACGGTCGTCCCGCAGCTATCTTTGCAGTGAACGGCGTGGTTTCTTTGGCCGTCCTGCGTTCTATCGCAGAGCTAGGTTTACACATGCCAAGGGACATTGGGTTGTGCGGATATGATGATTGGGAATGGGCCACGTTGGTGCCCCCGGGGATCACTTCGATTGAGCAACCTTCGTACGAAGTAGGGGTAGAAGCAGCGAAACGTGTGATTGCAAGAATTAAAGGTTTAAAAGCAAAGCCCAAACTCATTGAACTCCCATCCACATTGCGCGTTCGTGGGTCTACCAAGCTAAAATAG